A window of Haloarcula sp. H-GB4 contains these coding sequences:
- a CDS encoding CapA family protein, whose translation MTKKSRRQFIQLATAGTMGGVAGCSSFLPADSSTDSTQTDSTQTDHSGNEGGTVEGTVTDLTGDAIADASIAAVVSGNGAVAEGATDAQGQFGIQELSGPAWLRVTASDFIPYTTAIKPGSSYQVALTPRTGAAALSFGGDVMFGRRFYEDDDPLEPHFQIPAGEHEAAHRSILQHISPPFQDADITSVNLETPLTTTSWRHPSKAYTFTSHPAAAEAMEQAGINYAALANNHAFDALTPGLDDTVQALDEAGIRNSGAGASSKEAWDPTYIETQGLTVGLISCATITGDQYDIDWSADNGSSKTHSVTGDDIPDTAATGSLTFSGDVGVATATAAQITDNVAVASANADIVAVQIHGGNEYQRTPTDEIERVTDAAIAAGADIVVNHHPHVTGGVELRDGALVAWSLGNLVFDQEFWATFPSNILTVHVTDEGIARAYVDPVLIEAYVPKGVVGKPRRWQLRQTATLSSDQFTLDDGTLEYRADSNSAVQTETQTLEGNGTIYTRKSGWVSRIVDGVSSVELGRDLLPTGTFDDSDVDSKQHEGALWRFGRGPDSNGPEFGHDGSGGVQLSRTAESTQRSILTTAERVPLTGPTTLLGLYQHETDSRLELLVRWYESVGGSEVDSVSIDLPQTTGWERLEQALETPDEAEYIRFYFRLYPPETGPERTAQFDDIRLIEWTAAETGSRAHDHLRVEDTVTVEFATASRSDRDILWDPLQQ comes from the coding sequence ATGACAAAGAAGTCACGCCGTCAGTTCATCCAGCTTGCGACAGCCGGAACAATGGGGGGAGTAGCTGGGTGTAGTAGCTTTTTGCCGGCAGACTCCAGCACAGACAGCACTCAAACAGACAGCACCCAAACAGACCACTCCGGCAACGAAGGCGGGACGGTAGAAGGAACAGTAACTGATCTCACCGGAGACGCAATCGCAGACGCAAGCATAGCTGCAGTTGTTTCCGGAAACGGGGCCGTGGCAGAGGGAGCCACTGATGCGCAGGGCCAGTTCGGCATTCAGGAACTGAGTGGTCCGGCTTGGTTGCGCGTTACCGCGTCCGATTTCATTCCGTACACAACCGCTATCAAACCCGGATCCAGTTATCAAGTAGCACTCACGCCACGTACTGGAGCCGCAGCGCTCAGTTTTGGTGGCGATGTGATGTTCGGTCGGCGGTTCTACGAGGATGACGACCCGCTTGAGCCACACTTCCAGATACCGGCGGGAGAGCACGAGGCAGCACATCGCTCGATTCTCCAGCATATTTCGCCGCCGTTTCAGGATGCCGACATCACGTCAGTGAACCTCGAAACGCCGCTGACAACGACTTCGTGGCGCCATCCCTCGAAAGCATACACGTTCACGTCACACCCGGCCGCCGCTGAAGCGATGGAACAGGCTGGAATCAACTATGCTGCGCTCGCGAACAACCACGCGTTCGACGCATTGACGCCGGGGCTAGACGACACAGTACAGGCGCTTGATGAGGCTGGCATCAGGAATTCAGGGGCAGGAGCGTCGAGTAAAGAGGCGTGGGACCCGACATACATCGAAACACAGGGGCTCACTGTTGGGCTCATTTCCTGTGCCACGATTACCGGTGACCAGTACGATATCGACTGGTCGGCTGACAACGGCTCGTCCAAGACGCACTCGGTAACAGGCGATGATATCCCTGACACGGCTGCTACTGGGTCGCTGACGTTTTCTGGCGATGTTGGGGTAGCGACCGCGACTGCGGCACAGATTACTGACAACGTCGCTGTAGCCAGTGCGAACGCTGATATTGTCGCTGTCCAGATTCACGGCGGAAACGAGTACCAGCGAACACCAACAGACGAGATTGAGCGAGTAACTGATGCAGCCATCGCCGCCGGTGCAGACATAGTGGTGAATCACCATCCACACGTCACCGGCGGTGTTGAACTCCGGGACGGCGCGCTCGTTGCATGGTCTCTCGGGAATCTCGTGTTCGATCAAGAGTTCTGGGCAACGTTCCCCTCTAATATCCTGACTGTCCACGTCACCGACGAGGGGATCGCCAGAGCGTACGTCGACCCCGTCCTCATTGAGGCATACGTACCAAAAGGAGTCGTTGGCAAGCCCCGGCGATGGCAACTGCGACAGACCGCAACGCTGTCCTCCGACCAGTTTACACTCGATGATGGGACGCTTGAGTACCGGGCTGACAGTAACTCAGCAGTACAAACAGAAACCCAGACGCTCGAAGGGAATGGAACGATATACACACGTAAATCCGGATGGGTGAGTCGGATTGTCGATGGGGTATCGTCTGTCGAACTCGGGCGTGATCTACTTCCAACTGGAACGTTTGACGATTCGGACGTAGACAGCAAGCAGCACGAAGGGGCTCTGTGGCGGTTCGGTCGTGGTCCAGACTCGAACGGTCCGGAGTTCGGCCACGATGGGAGCGGTGGCGTGCAGCTTTCCCGCACGGCGGAGTCTACACAGCGGTCGATTCTGACGACAGCCGAACGTGTGCCTCTCACGGGGCCAACAACACTACTGGGGCTGTACCAGCATGAGACAGACAGCCGACTCGAACTGCTCGTCCGATGGTACGAGTCAGTCGGCGGTTCGGAAGTCGATTCGGTCTCGATTGACCTGCCACAGACAACAGGGTGGGAGCGGCTGGAGCAGGCACTGGAGACGCCTGACGAAGCCGAGTATATCCGCTTCTACTTCCGCCTCTACCCCCCTGAAACGGGACCTGAACGTACCGCTCAGTTCGACGACATCCGGTTAATTGAATGGACTGCTGCTGAGACCGGCAGCAGAGCGCATGACCACCTCCGAGTAGAGGACACCGTAACCGTCGAATTCGCCACGGCGAGCCGGTCAGACAGAGACATATTGTGGGACCCACTCCAGCAGTGA
- a CDS encoding phosphoglycerol geranylgeranyltransferase has translation MSDWADWDHIVKIDPDKTLVDGETFEDVAATGTDAIEVGGTTGMTEEKMKRVVDACGKHDIPVYIEPSNPASVVHSDRHDGYLVPVVMNAGDVTWITGAHKEWIRIDDEIDWSRTFTEAYIVMNPEASVASYTQANCDLNADDVAAYAEAAEHLLGQEIVYVEYSGMLGDPDIVAAAADILDDATLFYGGGIHDYESARTMAQYADTIVVGDLVHDEGVDAVRETVKGAKDATATVR, from the coding sequence ATGAGCGACTGGGCGGACTGGGACCACATCGTGAAGATAGACCCCGACAAGACGCTGGTCGATGGAGAGACGTTCGAAGACGTCGCGGCGACGGGGACTGATGCCATCGAAGTCGGCGGGACTACCGGGATGACAGAGGAGAAAATGAAGCGGGTCGTCGACGCCTGCGGGAAACACGATATCCCTGTGTATATCGAGCCGTCTAACCCCGCATCTGTCGTCCACAGCGACCGTCACGACGGCTATCTCGTACCGGTCGTGATGAACGCCGGGGACGTGACTTGGATCACCGGCGCGCACAAGGAGTGGATACGCATTGACGACGAAATCGACTGGTCGCGGACTTTCACCGAGGCCTACATCGTCATGAACCCGGAAGCGTCGGTGGCATCCTACACGCAGGCCAACTGCGATCTCAACGCGGACGACGTGGCCGCCTACGCCGAAGCCGCAGAGCACTTGCTGGGACAGGAAATCGTCTACGTGGAGTACTCGGGGATGCTCGGCGACCCCGATATCGTCGCCGCCGCCGCGGACATCCTTGACGACGCGACGCTGTTCTATGGCGGTGGCATCCACGACTACGAGTCCGCCCGTACGATGGCACAGTACGCCGACACCATCGTCGTCGGCGACCTCGTCCACGACGAAGGCGTTGATGCAGTGCGAGAGACGGTGAAAGGCGCGAAGGACGCGACGGCGACAGTCCGGTAG
- a CDS encoding Lrp/AsnC family transcriptional regulator: protein MADAEYPIDDLDRNIIYALQQDARHTSASEIAESLDVSARTVRNRITKLEDAGVIAGYDVDVDYEAAGYQLHTLIVCTAPIHEREEVAQRALDVSGVVAIREVMTGADNVHVEVVGADGNDLSRIGRDLNDIGLEVVDEDLIRNEYTRPFHQFGHDDAESASK, encoded by the coding sequence ATGGCCGACGCGGAGTACCCTATCGACGACCTGGACCGGAACATCATCTACGCGCTCCAGCAGGATGCGAGACACACGTCAGCGAGTGAAATAGCCGAATCGCTTGATGTCTCCGCACGAACCGTTCGGAATCGCATCACGAAGCTCGAAGACGCTGGCGTCATCGCCGGCTACGATGTCGATGTCGATTACGAGGCCGCGGGGTACCAACTCCATACGCTCATCGTCTGTACAGCACCAATCCACGAGCGCGAGGAGGTCGCACAGCGGGCACTCGATGTGTCCGGGGTCGTCGCCATCCGGGAGGTCATGACCGGGGCCGACAACGTCCACGTCGAGGTGGTCGGAGCCGACGGAAACGACCTGAGCCGCATCGGCAGGGACCTCAACGATATTGGACTGGAGGTCGTTGATGAGGACCTTATTCGGAACGAGTACACCCGGCCGTTCCACCAGTTCGGGCACGACGATGCTGAGAGTGCGTCTAAATAG
- a CDS encoding NAD-binding protein yields MISLTGLRERVDDDIDPPSVLVISDRHVGSEVVATLDRGTDACLVTDHDGVAGQTPDDTRVVVGDERECAVLRDAGAQTTDIALVSMQADRGAFLVTQLLRTQFDVETVVVVLNDPQHRPAFESVGSEVVCGSQILATELERTVETTLQTHETA; encoded by the coding sequence ATGATATCCCTTACCGGACTCCGCGAACGTGTGGACGACGACATCGACCCCCCGTCGGTACTGGTCATCAGCGACCGGCACGTCGGGTCTGAGGTAGTAGCGACGTTAGATCGAGGCACCGATGCCTGTCTCGTCACCGACCACGACGGTGTTGCCGGGCAAACACCCGACGACACCCGCGTGGTAGTCGGTGACGAGCGGGAGTGTGCTGTTCTCCGGGACGCTGGGGCCCAAACGACCGATATCGCACTGGTCTCGATGCAGGCGGACCGGGGGGCGTTCCTCGTGACACAACTGCTTCGGACGCAGTTCGATGTCGAAACCGTGGTCGTCGTGCTCAACGACCCGCAGCATCGACCGGCGTTCGAGTCGGTCGGCTCTGAGGTGGTCTGTGGCTCGCAGATCCTAGCGACCGAACTGGAACGCACTGTGGAAACAACGCTCCAGACGCACGAAACCGCGTAA
- a CDS encoding APC family permease → MAKDLERDLGLLSVVAISIGAMVGSGIFILPALAVKDAGAGIIAAYLLAGVLVLPAALSKAEMATAMPEAGGTYVYIERSMGPLLGTVSGLGTWFSLSFKGALALVGGVPYLVLLFDLPIRPVAITLAVVLVLVNILGAEQTGRLQIGIVAVMLVAIGWFVAGGGPAVNTATYGGMWDYGVEGIFAATGLVFVSFAGVTKIASIAEEVEDPDRVIPLGMLGSLGFTTLLYVLVVAVVVGVIPLDQLAGSTTPIADAAEATLGTAGVAAVVLAAILALVSTANAGILSSSRYPFAMSRDGLAPDLFSTISDRFGTPVTAITLTGGVMLLLILFVPILEIAKLASAFKILVFALINVSLIGFRESDAPDYDPSFEVPLYPWTPIFGTLTGFALLTQMGLVAIVGAVGIVIGSVVWYLGYVRPRVTREGAIKESVRRSIGDRALDRTEETLDETAGTSVLVALPEGSSRQSEATLLEVGAALSPAGSSLSVVQFDEVPDQQPLDYASGVQSQDDLEFECRTDTLAAALDVPVEYGELVSHHPERAVANAVDEQGVDVLLVERGASFEDSLLGDSIDRIRKQTDCDTIAVDAQPLDALDTITLVTTRGPYDPLKVRVGNAVATATGADLRFLYPLDERQSSEERQQLEAYHDDLLDLCDVPTERTFVDRHELSAAIDAADNDRTLLIHASNGGLSARASNDDGTTQSAIQDSDHASMEVDTKRHPGGVVGRLLERLAF, encoded by the coding sequence ATGGCCAAGGATCTGGAACGCGACCTCGGACTGCTGTCAGTGGTAGCGATATCAATCGGCGCAATGGTCGGCAGTGGCATCTTCATTTTGCCGGCACTGGCGGTGAAAGACGCCGGGGCCGGCATCATCGCCGCCTACCTGCTCGCGGGCGTGCTCGTGCTCCCCGCCGCACTCAGCAAGGCCGAAATGGCGACAGCAATGCCCGAGGCCGGCGGTACGTACGTCTACATCGAGCGGTCGATGGGGCCGCTGCTTGGCACGGTCTCCGGCCTCGGCACGTGGTTTTCGCTCTCGTTCAAGGGCGCGCTCGCGCTCGTCGGCGGCGTGCCGTACCTCGTCCTTCTGTTCGACCTGCCGATCCGTCCGGTCGCGATCACGCTCGCCGTCGTTCTCGTCCTCGTCAACATCCTCGGGGCGGAACAGACCGGCCGACTCCAAATCGGTATCGTCGCGGTGATGCTCGTGGCGATCGGCTGGTTCGTCGCCGGCGGTGGTCCGGCAGTCAACACCGCGACGTACGGTGGGATGTGGGACTACGGCGTCGAGGGCATCTTCGCCGCGACCGGCCTCGTGTTCGTCTCATTCGCCGGCGTGACGAAAATCGCCTCCATCGCCGAGGAGGTCGAAGATCCGGACCGCGTTATCCCGCTTGGAATGCTCGGCTCCCTCGGTTTTACCACGCTGCTGTACGTGCTCGTTGTCGCCGTCGTCGTCGGCGTCATCCCACTTGACCAGCTCGCCGGGAGTACGACGCCGATTGCGGACGCAGCCGAGGCGACGCTTGGCACTGCTGGCGTCGCGGCCGTCGTCCTAGCGGCGATTCTGGCGCTGGTCAGTACGGCCAACGCCGGTATCCTCTCCTCGTCGCGCTACCCGTTCGCCATGAGCCGCGACGGACTCGCGCCCGACCTGTTCAGCACGATCAGCGACCGCTTTGGCACGCCGGTGACCGCCATCACGCTGACCGGCGGCGTGATGTTGCTGCTCATTCTCTTTGTTCCGATTCTGGAAATCGCGAAGCTCGCGAGCGCGTTCAAAATCCTCGTGTTCGCGCTCATCAACGTCTCGCTCATCGGCTTCCGTGAGAGCGACGCCCCCGACTACGACCCCTCCTTCGAGGTCCCACTGTACCCGTGGACGCCGATATTCGGCACCCTGACTGGCTTCGCCCTGCTGACGCAGATGGGTCTGGTTGCGATCGTCGGAGCCGTCGGCATTGTCATCGGCAGCGTCGTCTGGTATCTGGGCTACGTCCGACCACGAGTCACCAGAGAGGGCGCGATCAAAGAGTCCGTGCGCCGGAGCATCGGCGACCGCGCGCTTGACCGGACCGAGGAGACGCTCGATGAGACGGCGGGGACCTCCGTGCTTGTCGCGCTCCCCGAAGGCTCCTCGCGACAGAGCGAAGCGACACTACTGGAGGTCGGGGCCGCACTTTCGCCCGCCGGCAGCAGTCTCTCTGTCGTCCAGTTCGACGAAGTGCCCGATCAGCAGCCCCTCGATTACGCCTCCGGTGTGCAGTCTCAGGACGACCTCGAATTCGAGTGCCGGACTGATACGCTGGCGGCTGCCCTCGATGTTCCTGTCGAGTACGGCGAACTCGTCAGCCACCATCCCGAGCGGGCTGTCGCAAACGCCGTCGACGAGCAGGGCGTCGATGTGCTCTTGGTGGAACGTGGCGCATCGTTCGAGGACTCGCTGCTGGGCGACAGTATCGACCGCATCCGAAAACAGACCGACTGCGATACCATCGCCGTCGACGCACAGCCGCTCGACGCGCTGGATACGATCACGCTGGTCACGACCCGCGGCCCGTACGACCCGCTGAAAGTCCGCGTCGGGAACGCTGTCGCGACAGCGACTGGAGCCGACCTTCGGTTCCTCTACCCACTCGACGAGCGCCAGTCGTCCGAGGAACGCCAGCAACTCGAAGCGTACCACGACGACCTGCTGGACCTCTGTGACGTACCGACGGAGCGGACCTTCGTCGACCGGCACGAGCTTTCGGCAGCGATAGACGCGGCTGACAATGACAGAACGCTCCTGATCCACGCAAGCAACGGTGGGCTTTCGGCCCGTGCGTCAAACGACGACGGGACCACGCAGTCAGCAATTCAAGATAGCGACCACGCGTCAATGGAAGTAGACACGAAACGTCATCCCGGCGGCGTCGTTGGTCGGTTGCTCGAACGGCTGGCGTTCTAG
- a CDS encoding DNA topoisomerase I has translation MRLIITEKDNAARRIAEILSEGGASANRRNGVNVYRWGNTRVVGLSGHVVGVDFPEEYNDWRDVEPVELIDADVTKEPTQENIVTTLKQLAREADEATIATDYDREGELIGKEAYELIREETDVPVDRVRFSSITEREVRDAFANPDDIDFDLAAAGEARQIIDLVWGAALTRFLSLSARQLGDDFISVGRVQSPTLKLIVDREREIQAFDPEDYWEIFADLQKNGSGFEAQYFYDDDGKEAERVWIEDDADDAYADLTSVDAATVTSVRRRTRTDSPPTPFNTTAFISAASSLGYSAQQAMSIAEELYTTGYITYPRTDNTVYPDDLEEDALLDEFVGAGHFGEDAETLLEQDDITATEGDEETTDHPPIHPTGEIPPKADLSDDEWEIYELVVRRFFATVAEAATWEHLRVVADAGGRSLKANGKRLVEPGYHEVYPYSSASENHVPDVEEGEELAISEVRMEAKQTQPPRRYGQSRLIQTMEDKGLGTKSTRHNSIEKLYDRGYIEGDPPRPTTLAMAVVEAAEEFADHVVSDEMTAQLESDMTAIANGEATLDDVADESREMLKRVFDELRDSREEIGEHLQESLKADKTLGLCPKCGEDMLVRRSRQGSYFVGCDGFPECRNTLPLPSTGEPQVLEEHCEEHDMHHVKMLAGRDTFVHGCPRCEAEKADESEDEVIGPCPECGSEHGGDLAIKHLRSGSRLVGCTRYPDCDYSLPLPRNGDISVTEAFCEEHDLPELVIDADSDDPWELGCPICNYEEYQARTAIEDLEDLNGIGSATAEKLGDAGVDSLAALRDADPDIVATEVQGVSATQVQEWQDELEA, from the coding sequence ATGAGGCTGATTATCACCGAGAAGGACAACGCCGCTCGCCGCATCGCGGAGATCCTCTCTGAAGGAGGGGCATCCGCGAATCGGCGCAACGGCGTCAACGTCTATCGGTGGGGGAACACCCGCGTCGTTGGCCTCTCCGGGCACGTCGTTGGCGTCGACTTCCCCGAGGAGTACAACGACTGGCGCGACGTGGAACCGGTCGAACTCATCGATGCCGACGTGACAAAAGAGCCCACGCAAGAGAACATCGTCACCACGCTGAAGCAACTGGCACGCGAGGCTGACGAGGCGACCATCGCGACTGACTACGACCGCGAGGGGGAACTCATCGGGAAGGAGGCCTACGAGCTCATCCGCGAGGAGACCGACGTGCCCGTCGACCGCGTGCGCTTCTCCTCGATCACCGAACGGGAGGTCCGGGACGCCTTCGCCAACCCCGACGACATCGACTTCGACCTGGCGGCCGCCGGCGAGGCCCGCCAGATTATCGACCTGGTGTGGGGCGCAGCACTTACTCGCTTCCTCTCGCTGTCGGCCCGGCAACTCGGCGACGACTTCATCTCCGTGGGCCGGGTCCAATCGCCGACGCTGAAACTCATTGTCGACCGCGAGCGTGAGATTCAGGCCTTCGACCCCGAGGACTACTGGGAAATCTTCGCCGACCTCCAGAAGAACGGGTCGGGCTTCGAGGCCCAGTACTTCTACGACGACGACGGAAAGGAGGCCGAGCGGGTCTGGATTGAGGACGACGCCGACGACGCCTACGCCGACCTGACGAGCGTCGACGCCGCGACGGTGACGAGTGTCCGCCGCCGGACCCGCACCGACAGCCCGCCGACGCCATTCAACACTACCGCCTTCATCTCCGCCGCGAGTTCGCTGGGCTACTCCGCACAGCAGGCGATGTCCATCGCCGAAGAACTGTACACCACCGGTTACATCACCTACCCGCGAACAGACAACACGGTCTACCCGGACGACCTCGAAGAGGACGCGCTCCTTGATGAGTTCGTTGGGGCCGGACATTTCGGCGAGGACGCCGAGACCCTGCTGGAGCAGGACGACATCACCGCCACCGAGGGCGATGAGGAGACCACCGACCACCCGCCCATTCACCCGACGGGCGAGATTCCGCCGAAGGCCGACCTGTCGGACGACGAGTGGGAGATCTACGAACTGGTTGTCCGGCGCTTCTTCGCGACAGTCGCCGAGGCCGCCACATGGGAGCACCTCCGCGTCGTCGCCGACGCTGGCGGCCGCTCGCTGAAGGCCAACGGCAAGCGCCTGGTCGAACCGGGCTACCACGAGGTGTACCCCTACTCCAGCGCCAGCGAGAACCACGTCCCCGATGTGGAGGAAGGCGAGGAACTGGCCATCTCCGAGGTGCGGATGGAGGCCAAGCAGACCCAGCCGCCCCGCCGCTACGGCCAGTCCCGGCTCATCCAGACGATGGAAGACAAAGGACTGGGGACGAAATCTACCCGCCACAATTCCATCGAGAAACTGTACGACCGCGGGTACATCGAGGGTGACCCACCCCGCCCGACAACGCTGGCGATGGCCGTCGTCGAAGCCGCCGAAGAGTTCGCTGACCACGTCGTCAGCGACGAGATGACCGCCCAGCTAGAGTCGGACATGACCGCCATCGCCAACGGCGAGGCAACGCTCGACGACGTGGCCGACGAGTCCCGCGAGATGCTCAAGCGGGTGTTCGATGAACTGCGCGACTCCCGCGAGGAGATCGGCGAGCACCTTCAGGAGTCGCTGAAAGCCGACAAGACGCTCGGTCTCTGTCCCAAGTGCGGCGAGGACATGCTGGTTCGGCGCTCGCGCCAGGGGTCGTACTTCGTCGGCTGTGACGGCTTCCCCGAGTGTCGCAACACACTCCCGCTACCGTCGACGGGCGAACCGCAAGTGCTCGAAGAGCACTGCGAGGAGCACGATATGCACCACGTCAAGATGCTCGCTGGTCGGGACACGTTCGTCCACGGCTGTCCCCGCTGTGAGGCCGAGAAGGCCGATGAAAGCGAGGACGAGGTTATCGGGCCGTGTCCAGAGTGTGGCTCGGAGCACGGCGGCGACCTCGCAATCAAACACCTCCGCTCGGGCTCCCGCCTCGTCGGCTGTACGCGCTACCCCGACTGTGACTACTCGCTGCCATTGCCCCGCAACGGCGACATCTCCGTGACCGAGGCGTTCTGTGAGGAACACGACCTGCCGGAGCTGGTCATTGATGCCGACAGCGACGATCCGTGGGAACTGGGCTGTCCTATCTGCAACTACGAGGAATATCAGGCCCGGACCGCTATCGAAGATCTAGAAGACCTGAACGGCATCGGCTCGGCGACCGCCGAAAAGCTCGGTGATGCCGGCGTTGACTCGCTGGCGGCGTTACGGGATGCCGACCCCGACATCGTCGCCACCGAGGTACAGGGTGTCAGCGCCACGCAGGTCCAGGAGTGGCAGGACGAACTGGAAGCATAG
- a CDS encoding Rieske 2Fe-2S domain-containing protein: MQRLTTVETVHEDGSWLFTTEDPYGDLEEVVLVPCKDGVEAWVNRCTHEAQRFDTGRGVPMRGDQLICPRHGSLFDACDGGCDNGDAAGTTLPSIEISETHGDVFLTDDDYTFAHEGGIDDDDGPSSTSHLQL; encoded by the coding sequence GTGCAGCGATTAACGACAGTCGAGACGGTCCATGAGGACGGGTCGTGGCTGTTCACCACCGAAGACCCCTACGGGGACCTTGAAGAAGTCGTTCTCGTTCCCTGCAAAGACGGCGTCGAGGCGTGGGTGAACCGGTGTACGCACGAAGCACAGCGGTTCGACACCGGGCGGGGCGTCCCGATGCGCGGTGACCAGCTTATCTGCCCCCGACACGGGTCACTGTTCGACGCTTGTGATGGCGGCTGTGACAACGGCGACGCCGCAGGGACAACGCTCCCCAGCATCGAAATTTCGGAGACCCACGGCGACGTGTTCCTCACGGACGACGACTATACCTTCGCCCACGAGGGCGGCATTGATGACGACGACGGCCCGAGTTCCACGTCCCACCTCCAGCTGTGA
- the gatB gene encoding Asp-tRNA(Asn)/Glu-tRNA(Gln) amidotransferase subunit GatB, with product MTAQASEARELAAVIGLEVHVQLETETKIFCGCSTDVADAEPNTHTCPVCLGLPGALPVVNEGAVEAAVKVGKAIDADIPEETTFHRKNYYYPDLPKNFQITQYDSPICQDGELEFSVESERRSVDIRRAHLEEDPGSIKHVREGSGPLESRTCSIERADYTLIDYNRAGTPLMEIVTEPDFRAPGEVRSFLEKLEEVLEYLGVFDATRDGSLRIDANLSMVDASEVGEDGDIDKSVLEDANRTEVKNISSHKGAEQALSFEASRQRKLIQSGRAVEQETRHFNETHGNTVSMRSKEEEKDYRYFREADLPPLRVSHWKDEVPIPELPDARRERFVEEYGLSEEAASKLTSTKQVADFFEDVTERFDADLAATWVADNLLGELNYRDMAITDIDDRFDEVTRLVALVAEDEITAKNARETVLREMLDTGDDPDAVVAREGLGKTSGDEVQQAVVEAIDENPDAVEDYHSGEDGAINFLVGQVMQKTGGSADPGDVNGLLREELES from the coding sequence ATGACTGCGCAAGCGTCCGAAGCCCGCGAACTCGCGGCCGTCATCGGGCTGGAGGTCCACGTCCAGCTTGAGACGGAGACGAAGATCTTCTGTGGTTGTTCGACCGACGTGGCCGATGCCGAACCCAACACCCACACCTGCCCGGTGTGTCTGGGCCTTCCCGGCGCGCTCCCGGTGGTCAACGAGGGTGCGGTCGAGGCCGCCGTGAAGGTCGGCAAGGCTATCGATGCCGACATCCCGGAAGAAACCACCTTCCACCGGAAGAACTACTACTACCCTGACCTCCCAAAGAACTTTCAGATAACGCAGTACGATTCTCCGATCTGTCAGGACGGAGAACTCGAATTCTCCGTCGAGAGCGAGCGCCGCAGCGTCGACATCCGCCGGGCACACCTTGAAGAGGACCCCGGCTCGATCAAGCACGTCCGTGAGGGGTCGGGCCCACTGGAGTCACGGACCTGTTCCATCGAGCGCGCGGATTACACTCTCATCGACTACAACCGCGCCGGAACGCCACTAATGGAGATCGTCACGGAACCGGACTTCCGCGCGCCGGGTGAGGTCCGGTCGTTCCTCGAAAAACTCGAAGAAGTGCTTGAGTATCTGGGCGTGTTCGACGCAACGCGGGACGGCAGTCTCCGCATCGACGCGAACCTCTCAATGGTCGACGCCAGCGAAGTTGGTGAGGACGGCGATATCGACAAGTCCGTTCTCGAAGACGCCAACCGCACCGAGGTCAAGAACATCTCAAGCCACAAGGGCGCGGAACAGGCGCTCTCCTTCGAAGCCTCCCGCCAGCGGAAGCTCATCCAGTCGGGGCGCGCCGTCGAGCAGGAGACCCGCCACTTCAACGAAACGCACGGCAACACGGTGTCGATGCGTTCGAAGGAAGAGGAAAAGGACTACCGCTACTTCCGGGAGGCCGACCTGCCGCCGCTTCGAGTTAGCCACTGGAAGGATGAGGTCCCGATACCGGAACTCCCAGACGCCCGCCGCGAGCGGTTCGTTGAGGAGTACGGGCTCAGTGAGGAGGCCGCCTCGAAGCTCACGAGCACGAAGCAGGTCGCGGACTTCTTCGAGGACGTGACCGAGCGCTTCGACGCCGACCTAGCCGCGACGTGGGTCGCGGACAACCTGCTTGGCGAACTGAACTACCGCGACATGGCCATCACCGACATCGACGATCGCTTCGACGAGGTGACCCGACTTGTGGCACTCGTCGCCGAGGACGAAATCACGGCGAAAAACGCCCGTGAGACCGTGCTTCGGGAGATGCTCGATACGGGAGATGACCCCGACGCTGTCGTCGCCCGCGAGGGACTGGGCAAAACCTCCGGCGACGAGGTCCAGCAGGCTGTCGTGGAAGCTATCGACGAGAACCCCGATGCTGTCGAGGACTACCACAGCGGCGAGGACGGCGCAATCAACTTCCTCGTGGGGCAGGTCATGCAAAAGACCGGTGGGAGCGCTGACCCCGGCGACGTGAATGGCTTGCTGCGCGAAGAACTCGAGAGCTAA